A window of the Candidatus Cloacimonadota bacterium genome harbors these coding sequences:
- a CDS encoding pyridoxal-phosphate dependent enzyme: MTYFTNYRCTECGREYPPDDLIYLCPDCAKDYKAGMPLPGILECVYDYDAVARAWAEFTIAFPDAHEAKRMDDICEILCPLDKEYFPNLPVGRTPLVCSQSLAGEALYLKFDGLNPSGSFKDRASHLVVAEAKRLGIREIVTASTGNAASSLAAICAAAGLKAVIFAPAAAPQAKLVQIKVHGAKLNLVEGSYDDAFVAALNYGKEHDCLNRNTAYHPFTIEGKKSAGLELFVQMETLPDYIFVPTGDGVILSGMAKAFYDLHKAGLISKQPALVAAQAESSDAICSYWESGVYADAHQPSTIADSISVKTPSAAHLAVKALHNSSGFGVRVSDEEILAAQMMLAERSGIFCEPSSAATLAAYFSCREQGKIADKSSVVLMLTGHGLKDIQAVKFDA, encoded by the coding sequence ATGACATACTTCACAAATTATCGATGTACAGAATGTGGAAGAGAATATCCTCCAGATGATCTCATCTATCTGTGCCCTGATTGCGCCAAGGATTACAAGGCCGGCATGCCCTTACCCGGAATTCTGGAATGCGTGTACGATTATGACGCAGTAGCCAGGGCTTGGGCAGAATTTACCATCGCTTTCCCGGATGCGCATGAAGCGAAGCGTATGGATGATATCTGTGAGATACTCTGTCCTCTGGATAAAGAGTATTTTCCCAATCTGCCAGTGGGCAGGACGCCCCTGGTCTGCAGTCAGAGCCTGGCGGGAGAAGCGCTGTATCTGAAATTTGACGGTCTCAACCCTTCGGGATCGTTCAAAGACCGTGCTTCACACTTGGTGGTGGCCGAAGCCAAACGACTGGGAATCAGAGAGATTGTGACTGCATCCACGGGGAATGCAGCGTCGTCTTTGGCAGCTATCTGCGCAGCTGCAGGTCTCAAAGCAGTGATCTTTGCTCCAGCGGCTGCACCGCAAGCAAAGCTGGTTCAGATCAAAGTACATGGGGCGAAGTTGAATCTGGTGGAGGGCAGCTACGACGATGCCTTTGTAGCGGCCTTAAATTACGGGAAAGAACACGATTGTCTGAACCGCAACACTGCCTACCATCCCTTTACCATAGAAGGAAAGAAGAGTGCGGGGTTGGAACTCTTTGTACAGATGGAGACTCTGCCGGATTATATCTTTGTGCCCACCGGAGATGGCGTGATTCTCTCCGGAATGGCAAAGGCATTTTACGACCTTCACAAAGCTGGTCTGATCAGTAAACAGCCTGCATTGGTGGCGGCTCAGGCAGAGAGCTCGGACGCCATCTGCTCATATTGGGAAAGTGGTGTATATGCTGATGCTCATCAACCCAGCACTATAGCAGATTCAATCTCGGTAAAAACTCCGTCAGCAGCTCACTTAGCCGTCAAAGCACTCCATAATAGCAGTGGGTTTGGAGTAAGGGTATCCGATGAGGAGATTCTGGCAGCACAAATGATGTTGGCAGAACGTAGCGGGATTTTCTGTGAGCCTTCTTCTGCAGCGACACTGGCGGCATACTTCAGCTGTAGAGAACAGGGAAAGATCGCAGATAAATCAAGTGTGGTACTGATGCTTACCGGGCATGGACTAAAGGATATTCAGGCGGTGAAATTTGACGCATGA